In Clupea harengus unplaced genomic scaffold, Ch_v2.0.2, whole genome shotgun sequence, the sequence CTTCTGCAAAGACTGCCTTCAGAAgttctggagagagaagaaatctaAAGAGTGTCCAGTTTGTAGAAGACAATCTTCATTGGACAATCCGCCACTGAATTTGTCTTTGAGGAACTTATGTGAGTCTTTTCTGAAGGAGAAGAGTCAGAGGGCTTCAGGAGGGTCTGaagtgctctgcagtctgcacggtgagagactcaagctgttctgtctggaggataaacagcccatatgtgtggtgtgtcaggCTTCCAGGAAACACTCAGGACACCAGTTCCTTCCCATAGATGAAGCTGCACTAGATTATAAAGTGAGTTTCTATTATTTGCTTATAGgtggaaatgttatttttgaCTATGCAATGGGCATACTGTGCCTTCTGTATCTGTGATTTTACTGAATGAGTatccacaacaacagaaaatgaGTATAGATAATCATAGTGTATAATGTATTTGTTCATTATAGGAACAACTCAATACTGTACTGAAGCCCTTGCAAAAGAAACTGAAAGAATTTGAAGAAGTTAAAGAAACATGTGACCAAACAGCCAGTCACATTAAGGTGAGATTTACCAGAACAACCAGTTTCAGAAAGAGACCATTGAGTTCATGACACTGTTTCTGACATTGTGTAATATTACCTATAAGATAAGATACATAAACAACTTGTATTGTGCAGCTATTTAGTTTTAATACAACTACAAATGAAGTTACATCAAGCATCTCAACCGAGCAATTTGATACAAATATTACAAGTACACAAActgatatttatattattaatatCATTAAGGAAATTAAAACAATGATTTCACCACATGATAATTCTGCCCTTGGATAAACTGTTTGCATTGTCAACAATAATACACATGATTACTTTGACAATATTAATATTCGACAAATGACACGTTTAAGTAAGAACAATTTTTTATGACTGTAGTCCCTTTGATGTGTGTTATTCAAGGTCCAGGCCTATCAGTCAGAGaagcagatcaaggaggagtttgagaagcttcatcagttcctgaaagatgaagaggaggccagaataagagcactgaaggaggaagaggagcagaagagtttCATTATGAAAGAGAAGACTGAAGAAATGAGCAAGGAGATGTCCACTCTTTCAGATACAATAACAGCCATTGAGAAGCAAATGGTTGCTGAAGACATCATCTTCTTACAGGTATGGACATGTGGTTTCAGTTCAGTTGGAAAAATGGTGAGATGTTTATGatatttaataaatattttCAGTTCTTTTATCTATTCGTTTTGATCTTTTGTTATATAATGTATCATTGCTGTCCATTGTGTGAACAAGAAGTAAGCcctcaaaacagacacagagtactgaaattaactgaactgaaatctgtgctgtatgctgttttccagaacttcaaggcttccatagaaaggtgagaGATTTCGATGTCCTTTTTTTAGTTTGAACCCACACTAATACTAGTGCTGACTCCAGTCTGTTTTCCTAGTTCTACGTGCACACTGCAAAATCCACAGGaagtttcaggagctctgattgatgtggcaaagcacctgggcaacctgaggttcagagtctgggagaagatgaaggacatagttcagttc encodes:
- the LOC122132333 gene encoding E3 ubiquitin-protein ligase TRIM35-like, whose amino-acid sequence is MASKRSLPEEDFTCPVCFDIFKDPVLLLCSHSFCKDCLQKFWREKKSKECPVCRRQSSLDNPPLNLSLRNLCESFLKEKSQRASGGSEVLCSLHGERLKLFCLEDKQPICVVCQASRKHSGHQFLPIDEAALDYKEQLNTVLKPLQKKLKEFEEVKETCDQTASHIKVQAYQSEKQIKEEFEKLHQFLKDEEEARIRALKEEEEQKSFIMKEKTEEMSKEMSTLSDTITAIEKQMVAEDIIFLQNFKASIESSTCTLQNPQEVSGALIDVAKHLGNLRFRVWEKMKDIVQFTPVLLDPNTAYPSYIISEDLTSFKGTNTSQTLPDNPERFDFYDCVLGSEGFNSGSHYWDVEVGDSTYWDVGVTTESNQRKGDTFSWERVWRVGYEGFGWDDESGWDDAIGPVHLLKQNLHTLRVHLDLDKGQLSFSDPLQNTHLHTFKHTFTEKVLPCFYSPRSSLSILPLKPSVTIEQHRLC